A genomic segment from Candidatus Borkfalkia ceftriaxoniphila encodes:
- a CDS encoding diacylglycerol/lipid kinase family protein has protein sequence MNCIFIYNPVSGKGRIRKKIKYVVDKLREKYEIVDVYETRACGDMTAAAREAAKKYDAIVFSGGDGSFNEVLQGVASAEIMPELGYIPSGTVNDIAHSLHIPKNIRRALKVILGGENVMLDCVKVNERYAMYVVAAGAFTSATYTTPQSQKKLIGRMAYGLEGIKKNMRFDVFPVEVRNGNETVNTQSVFVLLMNGRYVAGMHINKKGSFADGKLEIALVKQTKNPTFLKRIRAYIALARLFLFGYKFKEKQIVRFEGSEFEIFVPENVIWNFDGEKGISGNVKIQVLPKKINMIVPKGLKNI, from the coding sequence ATGAATTGTATTTTTATTTACAATCCGGTCAGCGGCAAAGGGCGAATCCGAAAAAAGATCAAGTACGTCGTGGATAAACTCCGCGAGAAATATGAGATCGTGGACGTATATGAAACGCGCGCCTGCGGCGATATGACTGCGGCGGCGCGCGAGGCGGCGAAAAAATACGACGCCATCGTCTTTTCGGGCGGCGACGGCTCTTTCAACGAAGTGTTGCAGGGGGTGGCGTCTGCGGAGATCATGCCCGAACTCGGCTATATTCCCAGCGGTACGGTCAACGATATCGCGCATTCTCTGCATATCCCGAAAAATATCCGCCGGGCGCTGAAAGTCATACTCGGCGGGGAAAACGTAATGCTCGACTGCGTGAAAGTGAACGAGCGCTACGCCATGTACGTGGTGGCGGCGGGGGCTTTCACGAGTGCGACGTACACCACGCCGCAGAGCCAGAAAAAACTCATCGGCAGAATGGCATACGGGTTGGAAGGCATCAAAAAAAATATGCGCTTCGACGTATTTCCCGTCGAAGTGCGTAACGGAAACGAAACGGTGAATACGCAGAGCGTGTTCGTGCTCCTGATGAACGGACGTTACGTCGCGGGCATGCACATCAACAAAAAGGGCAGTTTTGCCGACGGAAAACTGGAGATCGCGCTCGTCAAGCAGACGAAAAATCCCACGTTTTTAAAGCGGATACGCGCATATATAGCCTTGGCGCGCCTGTTTTTATTCGGATATAAATTCAAAGAAAAGCAGATCGTGCGCTTTGAAGGCTCCGAATTCGAAATTTTCGTGCCTGAAAACGTCATTTGGAATTTCGACGGCGAAAAGGGGATCAGCGGAAACGTAAAAATTCAAGTCCTTCCGAAAAAAATCAATATGATTGTGCCGAAAGGGCTGAAAAACATTTGA
- the ligD gene encoding DNA ligase D — MSEKLKKYQEKRDFVKTSEPKGKPANGKQRKKKGLKFVVQYHAARTTHFDFRLEWQGVLLSWAVPKGPSYNPKDKRLAVHVEDHPVEYADFEGAIPKGEYGGGTVMLWDEGAWEPQEDFEEGLKKGSLKFKLSGERLHGKWALVRMAPRENESAENWLLIKEKDEFAAPGTGISDYDTSVRSGRKLEKIAAEESSQTKVIPFQNLSVHLARSVDKLPQEDGWAYEIKYDGYRILAYAEDGSVKLMTRGGHDYAAKFKSVAKALETWSKGRSMVLDGEMIIADENGKSDFQALQNYLKKPTGKELTFIVFDLLAADGKDLRDLPLSERKSALEKLMKGAPASVVYSKHTLGNGEEIFQAAAKIGLEGIVGKKLDSRYSGTRNGDWIKMKCYNRQEFVIGGYQISEKKAGGIGALLLGVYEGRKLIFAGRAGTGFGQRDAESLLKKFDKLRTEISPFKTAPEFDETETVFLKPRLVAEVQFAEWTDENVLRQASFKGLRTDKKPTEVVRETPLSEKDVKSEPKRETKKEATVLGIPVSSPDKIVFKDPEVKKLEIAQYYAAVAKRMMPYAGGRVLSVVRCHKGVSAACFFKKHPVSEGEGTAILEIENSEGEKSDYFYLKDERGLISEAQLGTLEFHVWGSRADDLERPDMMIFDLDPDEGMGLGQIRQGVKDLKKVLDSLSLQSFLKTSGGKGYHVVVPFRPTAEWDAFRDFSRQVAQLMEKKWPERYTSNVRKIKRKGKIYIDWVRNGRGATSVAPYSLRARPGAHVSMPIAWRELSTVAPDGVDMFDALKRLKKADPWKGFFQIGQQLQI; from the coding sequence ATGTCCGAAAAGTTGAAGAAATATCAGGAAAAAAGAGATTTTGTCAAGACGAGCGAGCCGAAGGGGAAGCCTGCGAACGGCAAGCAACGCAAAAAGAAAGGTTTGAAATTCGTGGTACAATATCACGCAGCGCGGACAACGCATTTCGACTTTCGGTTGGAATGGCAGGGCGTGCTGCTCAGTTGGGCTGTGCCCAAAGGCCCTTCCTATAATCCCAAAGATAAAAGGCTCGCGGTGCACGTGGAGGATCACCCCGTGGAATACGCCGATTTCGAGGGCGCGATCCCGAAAGGAGAATACGGCGGCGGTACGGTCATGCTGTGGGACGAGGGCGCGTGGGAGCCGCAGGAAGATTTCGAAGAAGGGCTTAAAAAAGGCTCTTTGAAATTTAAGTTGTCGGGAGAGCGCCTGCACGGCAAATGGGCGCTTGTCCGCATGGCTCCGAGGGAAAACGAGAGCGCGGAAAATTGGCTGCTCATCAAAGAGAAGGACGAGTTTGCGGCACCCGGTACGGGCATTTCCGACTATGATACGAGCGTTCGCTCGGGACGCAAGTTAGAGAAGATCGCGGCGGAGGAATCGTCGCAGACGAAAGTCATTCCGTTTCAAAACCTTTCCGTGCATCTCGCGCGATCCGTAGATAAACTTCCGCAGGAAGATGGCTGGGCTTACGAGATCAAGTACGACGGCTACCGCATACTGGCGTACGCGGAGGACGGCTCCGTGAAACTGATGACGCGCGGCGGCCACGATTATGCGGCGAAATTCAAAAGCGTTGCGAAGGCGTTGGAAACGTGGAGCAAGGGGCGCTCGATGGTACTCGACGGGGAAATGATCATAGCGGACGAAAACGGAAAGAGCGATTTTCAGGCGCTGCAAAACTATCTGAAAAAGCCGACGGGAAAAGAATTGACGTTCATCGTCTTTGACCTGTTGGCGGCCGACGGCAAAGATCTGCGCGATCTCCCGCTTTCCGAGCGAAAAAGCGCGCTTGAAAAATTGATGAAGGGCGCGCCCGCATCCGTCGTTTACAGCAAACACACGCTCGGCAACGGAGAGGAGATCTTTCAAGCCGCTGCAAAAATCGGTCTGGAAGGCATTGTCGGCAAAAAACTCGATTCGCGGTACAGTGGAACGCGAAACGGCGATTGGATCAAAATGAAATGCTATAACCGTCAGGAATTCGTGATCGGCGGTTATCAGATCTCGGAGAAAAAAGCGGGCGGGATCGGCGCGCTTCTGCTCGGGGTGTACGAAGGCAGAAAATTGATTTTCGCGGGGCGCGCGGGAACGGGGTTCGGGCAACGGGATGCGGAGTCGCTGCTGAAAAAATTCGACAAGTTGCGCACGGAAATATCTCCTTTTAAAACCGCGCCCGAATTTGACGAAACGGAAACGGTTTTTCTGAAACCCCGTCTGGTCGCAGAGGTGCAGTTTGCCGAATGGACGGACGAAAACGTGTTGCGGCAGGCGAGTTTCAAGGGGCTGCGCACGGACAAAAAACCGACGGAAGTCGTGCGGGAAACGCCGCTTTCCGAGAAGGACGTAAAATCGGAACCAAAGAGGGAAACGAAAAAAGAGGCGACCGTGCTTGGCATTCCCGTCAGCAGTCCCGATAAGATCGTTTTTAAAGATCCCGAAGTGAAAAAACTCGAAATCGCGCAGTATTACGCCGCCGTCGCCAAGCGGATGATGCCTTACGCGGGCGGGCGTGTGCTCAGCGTCGTGCGGTGTCATAAGGGCGTATCCGCCGCGTGCTTTTTTAAAAAACACCCCGTGTCGGAGGGCGAGGGGACGGCAATTTTAGAGATCGAAAACAGCGAAGGCGAAAAGAGCGATTATTTTTATCTGAAAGACGAAAGGGGTCTGATCTCGGAAGCGCAACTCGGCACGCTGGAATTTCACGTCTGGGGCAGCCGTGCGGACGATCTGGAAAGGCCCGACATGATGATCTTCGATCTGGACCCCGACGAGGGCATGGGGCTTGGTCAGATCCGACAGGGAGTCAAAGATCTGAAAAAAGTGCTCGACTCGCTGTCCCTGCAAAGTTTTTTAAAGACGAGCGGCGGAAAGGGATATCACGTCGTCGTGCCGTTTCGTCCGACGGCGGAGTGGGACGCGTTCCGCGATTTTTCTCGGCAGGTGGCGCAGTTGATGGAGAAAAAATGGCCCGAAAGGTATACGAGCAACGTGCGCAAGATCAAAAGAAAGGGTAAGATCTACATCGACTGGGTGCGCAACGGGCGGGGGGCTACGAGCGTCGCGCCTTATTCGCTCCGCGCGCGGCCCGGCGCGCACGTTTCCATGCCCATTGCCTGGCGGGAACTCTCTACGGTGGCGCCCGACGGCGTCGATATGTTCGACGCGCTCAAACGACTGAAAA
- a CDS encoding DUF6062 family protein, protein MNYHIGNMLIYQEFNGKNQCPLCAIRNILERRLTEQYLNESVMEDFQRRMVNEKGFCLHHTEMMLARQNKLSLTLQHITRLTALKGRLEITAEPKIAKEMADFFIDSDSRCVICDGVEVNMIRYYKTVAEMFFAEKKFKEILQNTKGFCLEHFGQLLRYASFARTRKKDYIYTLTKLEQASVQSLLEDLNWFAAKHDYRNADKPWNGAEDSLLRSVVKMHGDRAK, encoded by the coding sequence ATGAATTACCATATCGGAAACATGCTCATTTACCAGGAGTTCAACGGGAAAAATCAATGCCCGCTGTGCGCCATCCGCAATATCCTGGAAAGGCGGCTGACCGAGCAATACCTGAACGAATCGGTGATGGAAGATTTTCAGCGCCGCATGGTCAACGAAAAGGGCTTTTGCCTGCACCATACCGAAATGATGCTGGCGCGCCAGAACAAACTTTCCCTCACATTGCAGCATATTACAAGGCTCACCGCGCTCAAAGGCCGTCTGGAAATTACCGCCGAACCGAAGATCGCGAAAGAAATGGCGGATTTTTTTATCGATTCGGACAGCCGCTGCGTCATCTGCGACGGCGTGGAAGTCAACATGATCCGCTATTATAAGACGGTTGCGGAAATGTTTTTCGCCGAAAAGAAATTCAAGGAGATCCTGCAAAACACGAAGGGGTTCTGCCTGGAACATTTCGGGCAACTGCTGCGTTACGCTTCGTTCGCGCGCACGCGGAAAAAGGATTATATCTATACGCTGACCAAACTGGAACAGGCGAGCGTGCAGTCGCTTTTAGAGGACTTGAACTGGTTTGCCGCTAAGCACGACTACCGCAATGCGGACAAGCCCTGGA